In one window of Rhinopithecus roxellana isolate Shanxi Qingling chromosome 15, ASM756505v1, whole genome shotgun sequence DNA:
- the MRGPRD gene encoding mas-related G-protein coupled receptor member D, translating into MAHYNLNVPGSSDPRTSAFQVADAGMNQTLNSSRTTELALNHSTGSVVHTACLVLSSLAMFTCLCGMAGNSMVIWLLGFRMHRTPFSIYILNLAAADLLFLFSVAAMLSLETQPLVSTTDKVHELMKRLKYFAYTVGLSLLTAISTQRCLSVLFPIWFKCHQPRHLSAWVCALLWMLCLLTNGLTSCFCSKFLKFSEDRCFRVDMVQAALIMGVLTPVMTLSSLTLFVRVRRSSQQWRRQPTRLFVVVLASVLVFLTCSLPLGFYWFVLYWLKLPPDMQVLCFNLSRLSSSMSSSANPLIYFLVGSRRSNRLQRSLGTVLQRALHEEPELEGGETPTTGTNEMGA; encoded by the exons atggctcactacaacctcaatgtgccaggctcaagtgatcctcgcacctcgGCCTTTCAGGTAGCTGAcgcag GGATGAACCAGACTTTGAATAGCAGCAGGACCACAGAGTTGGCCCTAAATCATTCCACAGGGAGCGTGGTGCACACGGCCTGCCTGGTGCTGAGCTCCCTGGCCATGTTCACCTGCCTGTGCGGGATGGCAGGCAACAGCATGGTGATCTGGCTGCTGGGATTTCGAATGCACAGGACTCCCTTCTCCATCTATATCCTCAACCTGGCCGCAGCcgacctcctcttcctcttcagcGTGGCTGCCATGCTCAGCCTGGAAACCCAGCCCCTGGTCAGTACCACTGACAAGGTCCACGAGCTGATGAAGAGACTGAAGTACTTTGCCTACACAGTGGGCCTGAGCCTGCTGACAGCCATCAGCACCCAGCGCTGTCTCTCCGTGCTCTTCCCTATCTGGTTCAAGTGTCACCAGCCCAGGCACCTGTCAGCCTGGGTGTGCGCCCTGCTCTGGATGCTGTGTCTCCTGACAAATGGGTTGACCTCTTGCTTCTGCAGCAAGTTCTTGAAATTCAGTGAAGACCGGTGCTTCAGGGTGGACATGGTCCAGGCTGCCCTCATCATGGGGGTCTTAACCCCAGTGATGACTCTGTCCAGCCTGACCCTCTTTGTCCGGGTGCGGAGAAGCTCCCAGCAGTGGCGGCGGCAGCCCACTCGGCTGTTCGTGGTGGTCCTGGCCTCTGTCCTGGTGTTCCTCACCTGTTCCCTGCCCCTGGGCTTCTACTGGTTCGTGCTGTACTGGTTGAAGCTGCCGCCTGACATGCAGGTCCTGTGCTTCAACTTGTCACGCCTCTCCTCGTCCATGAGCAGCAGCGCTAACCCCCTCATCTACTTCCTGGTGGGCAGCCGGAGAAGTAACAGGCTGCAGAGGTCGCTGGGGACTGTGCTCCAACGGGCACTTCATGAGGAACCAGAGCTGGAAGGTGGGGAGACGCCCACCACGGGCACCAATGAGATGGGGGCTTGA